In Kineosporia sp. NBRC 101731, the following are encoded in one genomic region:
- a CDS encoding TetR/AcrR family transcriptional regulator: MASTTPRTRRRPALERVVKTADHLFYTNGIHATGVDTIAEAANVSKASMYTYFRTKDDLVGAYVAGRSLAWQEHVTKQLDASGASPMEKILMVFDLLGQWFTTEDFNGCPFINAEAESTKDSPAHTVNLSHRSWVRSLFADLARQVGVDDAVATSIRLAMLYDGAMVGAHAEPSIAWAAEARLAAAQLLQ, translated from the coding sequence TTGGCAAGCACCACGCCCCGAACTCGCCGACGTCCTGCTCTTGAGCGGGTGGTGAAGACGGCAGATCATCTCTTCTACACCAACGGCATCCACGCTACCGGCGTCGACACGATCGCCGAGGCGGCCAACGTTTCCAAAGCATCCATGTACACGTACTTTCGTACCAAGGACGACCTGGTGGGAGCGTACGTAGCTGGGCGCAGCCTCGCCTGGCAAGAGCACGTGACCAAGCAGCTCGACGCATCTGGGGCCTCTCCGATGGAGAAGATCCTCATGGTCTTCGATCTCCTTGGGCAATGGTTTACCACCGAGGACTTCAATGGGTGTCCGTTCATCAACGCGGAGGCCGAGAGCACGAAAGACTCGCCGGCCCATACCGTCAACCTGAGCCATCGCAGCTGGGTGCGCAGCCTTTTCGCCGACCTCGCCCGGCAGGTAGGGGTCGACGATGCCGTTGCAACGTCGATCCGTTTAGCCATGCTGTACGACGGGGCAATGGTCGGAGCCCACGCTGAACCATCGATTGCTTGGGCCGCGGAGGCACGGCTGGCAGCTGCCCAGCTTCTGCAGTAG
- a CDS encoding enoyl-CoA hydratase/isomerase family protein: protein MTTPAYFDKYENLAFERGDDGVLVLRFHTNGGPLTFTGQTHEDLPQALEDISLDRDNKALVITGTGEHFMKDIDGPSLGEIFKPAAWEKTRVEGRKVLERLLDLPMPVIGVANGTATIHSEYLLLADVHIASEKATYGDFPHPAFGITAGDGLHVVWEEIAGTQRAKYLLWTGENIDAQTALQWGVVNEVVEHDRALERGLEIARKLAAKPALYRSLQKQTLNLNLRRRLTQDVPFGMALEGLTAADLAYQQQN, encoded by the coding sequence ATGACCACGCCCGCCTACTTCGACAAGTACGAGAACCTCGCCTTCGAGCGGGGGGATGACGGCGTGCTCGTCCTTCGCTTCCACACCAACGGCGGGCCGCTGACCTTCACCGGTCAGACCCACGAGGACCTCCCTCAGGCACTCGAGGACATCTCCCTCGACCGCGACAACAAGGCCCTCGTGATTACCGGCACGGGCGAGCACTTCATGAAGGACATCGACGGCCCCAGCCTGGGTGAGATCTTTAAGCCCGCCGCATGGGAGAAGACCCGCGTTGAGGGGCGCAAGGTCCTCGAGCGCCTCCTCGACCTCCCGATGCCGGTCATCGGCGTCGCCAACGGCACCGCTACGATCCACTCCGAGTACCTCCTCCTCGCCGACGTGCACATCGCATCCGAGAAGGCGACCTACGGCGACTTCCCGCACCCCGCTTTCGGCATCACCGCCGGCGACGGCCTCCACGTGGTCTGGGAAGAGATCGCCGGCACCCAGCGCGCGAAGTACCTCCTGTGGACCGGCGAGAACATCGACGCCCAAACTGCGCTGCAGTGGGGCGTGGTCAACGAGGTCGTCGAGCACGACCGCGCTCTCGAGCGCGGCCTCGAGATCGCCCGCAAGCTCGCCGCCAAGCCTGCGCTCTACCGCTCCCTGCAGAAGCAGACCCTCAACCTCAACCTCCGCCGCCGCCTCACCCAGGACGTCCCCTTCGGCATGGCTCTTGAAGGACTCACCGCAGCCGACCTCGCCTACCAGCAGCAGAACTGA
- a CDS encoding transposase family protein: MTTFADTAYIGAGATIRAPFRRVRRDPGSRLFVRRELPTGQKAVNTSISQMRAPGERANAELKNWRILQKIRSSPAHATCLVNAVQVLILNS, encoded by the coding sequence GTGACGACGTTTGCCGACACGGCCTACATCGGTGCCGGGGCCACGATCCGGGCGCCGTTCCGCCGCGTGCGTCGTGACCCGGGCTCGCGTCTGTTCGTTCGTCGTGAGCTTCCGACTGGCCAAAAGGCCGTCAACACGTCGATCTCACAGATGCGCGCTCCGGGCGAGCGAGCCAACGCCGAGCTCAAGAACTGGCGGATCCTTCAGAAGATCCGCTCCAGCCCGGCTCACGCAACGTGCCTGGTGAACGCGGTTCAGGTCTTGATCCTTAACTCCTGA
- a CDS encoding glycoside hydrolase family 76 protein, whose protein sequence is MVHWRRIAAVGAAVAVTAGVLTQTGIGVSSAAEPGICNQQCDGLDAARTAKDRTPVTSTLYGRTFTVHIDDTTSMGWATLATGKAGDQVWLDRSFDGGRTWGSGSRLGATSIAANATSTRTTMFNVDDWAARGVGALRACGKAGDRTEITCTAWTRSTWNAGNRRTAAATNLMMSYDQSTGLFDKNAWWTSANALTALIDNIRTTKMASYRYAIANTYDRQVNAYDGQFRNEFLDDTGWWGLAWIAAYDLTGEQRYLDTARADAEHMHRYWDTTCGGGIWWKTDRKNKVAIANSLYIQLNAALAQRVPGDTTYRARASAGWSWFRGTGMLTSGNIVIDGIDLKTCKGASGPLTYNSGVLMNALVQLNKATGNADALATAQRIGDASTTSTALNKDGILREPGEGESCTGDQPSWKGSYLRGLGVLNQATSGRYNAYLTRQADTAYAKDRNSLDAYGIHLAGPFVPSAHACQHTALDLLNAAP, encoded by the coding sequence ATGGTGCACTGGCGAAGGATCGCCGCTGTGGGCGCGGCCGTAGCCGTCACGGCCGGCGTGCTGACACAGACCGGGATCGGGGTCAGCTCGGCCGCCGAGCCGGGCATCTGCAACCAGCAGTGCGACGGCCTCGACGCGGCCCGGACCGCGAAGGACCGCACCCCCGTGACGTCCACCCTGTACGGGCGCACCTTCACCGTGCACATCGACGACACCACCTCGATGGGCTGGGCCACACTCGCCACCGGCAAGGCCGGGGACCAGGTCTGGCTCGACCGTTCCTTCGACGGCGGCAGGACCTGGGGCAGCGGCAGCCGCCTGGGTGCCACCAGCATCGCGGCCAACGCCACCAGCACCCGCACCACCATGTTCAACGTCGACGACTGGGCCGCCCGTGGAGTGGGTGCGCTGCGGGCCTGTGGCAAGGCCGGTGACCGCACCGAGATCACCTGTACCGCCTGGACGCGCAGCACCTGGAACGCCGGGAACCGGCGTACCGCAGCGGCAACCAACCTGATGATGAGCTACGACCAGTCCACCGGGCTTTTCGACAAGAACGCCTGGTGGACCAGCGCCAACGCGCTGACAGCGTTGATCGACAACATCCGGACCACGAAGATGGCCAGCTACCGGTACGCCATCGCCAACACCTACGACCGGCAGGTCAACGCCTACGACGGCCAGTTCCGCAACGAGTTCCTGGATGACACCGGCTGGTGGGGCCTGGCCTGGATCGCGGCCTATGACCTCACCGGCGAGCAGCGCTATCTGGACACCGCCCGCGCCGACGCCGAGCACATGCACCGGTACTGGGACACCACCTGCGGTGGCGGCATCTGGTGGAAGACCGACCGCAAGAATAAGGTCGCCATCGCCAACAGCCTGTACATCCAGCTCAATGCCGCGCTCGCCCAGCGCGTTCCGGGTGATACGACCTACCGCGCCCGGGCGAGCGCGGGCTGGTCGTGGTTCAGGGGCACTGGCATGCTCACCAGCGGAAACATCGTCATCGACGGCATCGACCTCAAGACCTGCAAGGGTGCCAGCGGCCCCCTGACCTACAACTCCGGCGTCCTGATGAACGCCCTCGTGCAGCTGAACAAGGCCACCGGCAACGCCGATGCCCTGGCCACCGCCCAGCGCATCGGTGACGCCTCCACGACATCGACCGCACTGAACAAGGACGGAATCCTGCGCGAGCCGGGGGAAGGCGAATCCTGCACCGGCGACCAGCCGTCCTGGAAGGGCTCGTACCTGCGCGGGCTCGGGGTACTGAACCAGGCCACCAGCGGTAGGTACAACGCGTACCTGACCCGGCAGGCCGACACCGCCTACGCCAAGGACCGCAACAGCCTGGACGCTTATGGCATCCACCTGGCCGGACCCTTCGTCCCCAGCGCCCACGCTTGCCAGCACACGGCGCTGGACCTGCTCAACGCCGCCCCCTGA
- a CDS encoding BBE domain-containing protein produces the protein MRHGPGHRLRYRHRRSRTGSGRGRYDRRVTIKQHHDPENLFRANHNIAAAG, from the coding sequence TTGCGGCACGGTCCGGGTCACCGGCTTCGCTACCGGCACCGTCGGAGTAGGACGGGAAGCGGGCGTGGACGCTACGACCGGCGCGTCACGATCAAGCAGCACCACGACCCGGAAAATCTCTTCCGCGCGAACCACAACATCGCGGCCGCCGGCTGA
- a CDS encoding ISAs1 family transposase: MFVEQVAPQQVLLDLLGQVADPRARRGQRHCLAGVLAAGMAATLAGACSFAAMAQWAADTELDLLARLGLRRCPCEAMFRRAVTMVDPDELDLLLGSWFHTSTMLVNGRRVIAIDGKTVRGARTRDAAAPHLVAAFDHGSGTFLGQIAVAAKSNEIPAARDLLTILDQAQMLADSVLTLDAMHTQIETAQAIIAAKADYVLTVTGNQKSLYLACKRMP; this comes from the coding sequence GTGTTCGTTGAACAGGTTGCGCCGCAGCAAGTTCTGCTCGATCTCCTCGGCCAGGTTGCAGACCCGCGGGCGCGTCGCGGACAGCGACACTGCCTGGCCGGCGTCCTCGCTGCCGGGATGGCGGCCACGCTGGCCGGGGCCTGCTCGTTCGCCGCGATGGCGCAGTGGGCCGCCGACACCGAACTGGATCTGCTGGCCCGGCTGGGTCTGCGCCGGTGCCCCTGCGAAGCCATGTTCCGGCGGGCCGTGACTATGGTGGACCCGGACGAGCTGGATCTGTTATTGGGTAGCTGGTTTCACACATCGACCATGCTGGTGAACGGACGTCGGGTGATCGCGATCGACGGCAAGACCGTGCGCGGCGCCCGCACCCGGGACGCTGCCGCCCCGCACCTGGTCGCCGCGTTCGATCATGGCAGTGGCACGTTCCTGGGGCAGATCGCTGTCGCGGCCAAGAGCAACGAGATCCCGGCCGCCCGTGACCTGCTCACCATCCTGGACCAGGCACAGATGCTGGCCGACTCGGTCCTCACGCTCGACGCCATGCACACCCAGATCGAGACCGCGCAAGCTATCATCGCCGCTAAAGCAGACTACGTCCTGACCGTCACAGGGAACCAGAAGTCTCTTTACCTGGCCTGCAAACGAATGCCCTGA
- a CDS encoding IS3 family transposase (programmed frameshift), translating into MAAPRKYDDETRARAVRMVQDRVREHKDSQVGARRHVGELLGINPATLRNWVERDEVDAGQRPGTPTEVSEELAALRRENAELKRANEILKTASAFFAGGGARPPLQVVLAYIDEHKDRFGVEPICRLLSQHGVTIAPSTYYARRTRPATAAEIEDAYAANTLIDLHRGNRGVDGTRTCWHALRRADHRLGRDLGRDQVARLMRMAGIDGIRRGKHQTVTTQRDEKAPRHPDLVDRRWDAPTAPDQGWVADFTYVWTLAGFVYVSFVTDVFSRRILGWRVSTTKTTPLVLSALEQALFTRRRANTRFTATGLVHHSDAGSQYTSLALTEALTEAGIAGSIGSVGDALDNALMESTIGLFKTELIDRQRSWSGRAEVERETAAWIHWFNTSRLHSSIGYLPPVEFEQHYRDTITEAASTPEVA; encoded by the exons TGCCCGCCGGCATGTGGGTGAGTTGTTGGGCATCAACCCTGCGACGTTGCGGAACTGGGTTGAGAGGGACGAGGTCGATGCAGGTCAGCGACCTGGAACACCGACCGAGGTGAGTGAGGAACTGGCCGCGTTGCGGCGGGAGAATGCAGAGCTGAAACGGGCGAACGAGATCCTCAAGACCGCTTCGGCGTTTTTCGCGG GCGGGGGAGCTCGACCGCCGCTTCAAGTAGTCCTGGCCTACATCGACGAGCACAAAGACCGGTTCGGGGTCGAGCCGATCTGCCGCCTGCTGAGCCAGCACGGCGTCACGATCGCCCCGAGCACCTACTACGCCCGCCGCACCCGGCCCGCCACGGCCGCCGAGATCGAGGACGCCTACGCGGCCAACACGCTGATCGATCTGCATCGCGGCAACCGCGGTGTTGACGGCACCCGCACATGCTGGCACGCCCTGCGCCGGGCCGACCACCGCCTCGGCCGTGACTTGGGAAGAGATCAGGTGGCCCGGCTGATGCGCATGGCCGGGATCGACGGCATCCGCCGCGGCAAGCACCAGACCGTGACCACCCAACGCGATGAGAAGGCGCCCCGCCATCCAGATCTGGTGGATCGGCGCTGGGATGCTCCCACGGCTCCAGATCAAGGGTGGGTAGCAGATTTTACCTATGTCTGGACGCTGGCCGGGTTCGTTTACGTGTCGTTCGTGACCGACGTGTTCTCCCGCCGGATCCTCGGTTGGCGAGTTTCTACTACCAAGACCACACCGCTGGTTCTCTCAGCCCTGGAGCAGGCACTGTTCACCCGACGGCGGGCCAATACTCGTTTCACGGCAACAGGTTTGGTGCATCACAGCGATGCGGGAAGTCAATATACGTCGCTGGCTCTGACCGAGGCCCTCACTGAGGCCGGGATCGCCGGCTCGATCGGATCGGTCGGTGATGCACTGGACAACGCGCTCATGGAATCGACCATCGGGTTGTTCAAGACTGAGCTCATCGACCGGCAGCGGTCCTGGAGCGGCCGGGCCGAAGTCGAGCGGGAGACCGCGGCCTGGATCCACTGGTTCAACACCAGCCGACTGCACTCCTCGATCGGCTACCTGCCACCGGTCGAGTTCGAACAGCATTACCGTGACACCATCACAGAAGCAGCCTCAACCCCCGAGGTTGCTTGA